TTATAGAGCTGCCACAGGCTAGCCCCGAAGTACTCCTCCGCCGACAGCGAGCTCAGCCCGCCGAGATCCAGCCATTCGTTTGGCGTCAGCACGCCCTGGGCATACAGCGACATCACGTAGTCGTCGTAGTTAGCCTCTTCATCGCCGGGCACCATATTCCACAGAATACGTTTCCCCGCCAGCCGCACGGCGGTACGGTAGAACTCATCAAGCAGTAGGATGTGCTGAGTAGAGCCGCAGTCTTCCCCGCCGAGGCTGCCGCTTTCGTTATGGCGGAAGCGGTTTTCGTCGATCAGGAAGAAGCTCACCTCTACGCCGAGCGAGGCGGCCCAGCTCTCCAGCAGGCTGCATTTACGTTGTAATAGCTGGCGCTCATCGCTGTCGAGCCACGACTGATGACACACCCAGATATCAAGATCGGAAGAGCTGCTCTGTCCGACCGATGAGGTGCTGCCCATGGTATAGAGGCCAGTGATCGGCAGTTCGCCCTTAGGCGACTCCTGTACCGGCAGGCCGCGGCTTAGCTCCAGCTCGTTAAGGTAGTGGAGCTGGTTTTCATCGGGCGTGTAGAGGCAGATGCCACAGGGAACGCTACCTTCAAGGTAACCCGGCATCAGCGGATGATGATAATGCAACAATGTAGGCAGCAGACTGTATACCTGCTGGAAAGCAGGCCCCATAGCGGCCAGCGCGCGATCGACACGCAGTTGGTTTATGGCATCCAGTCTCTGTTTCAGAGTCTCAATATAGAGGTACAAGACGTATCGCCTGATGTTTTAAACCTTTCCGTAGCGCCATGCTGACAGCAACGTCGGCAATCGCGGTCCGGTTCAGATTTTTAGTATTACAAAGATACCCGTCACCCTTTTTCGTCCTTATGATTATGTGAGGACAGACGAAAAAATGGTCTAAAACGTGATCAATTTAACACCTTGCCGATTGACCGTAAAGAAAGATGCGCTACATACAAGTGTAGCATCGTTCGTTACGTGTAAATCTCAGAATACGGCCACTTCGCCCTCCTGTGCAATCACCCGTGAAAACTGACACCCTAAGACAACAGTGTTAGGATGGTCGATGGACGACAATGACGGTAACAAGCATGCCAGACACTATTTTAAGAATCGCCACACGCCAAAGCCCTCTTGCGCTCTGGCAGGCACACTATGTTCAGCAGCGCCTGATGGCCTGCCATCCGGGGCTCAACGTTGAGCTGGTGCCGATGGTCACGCGTGGCGATGTGATCCTCGATACCCCCCTCGCGAAAGTCGGCGGCAAAGGGCTGTTCGTTAAAGAGCTAGAGCTGGCCCTGATTGAGAACCGCGCCGATCTGGCCGTCCACTCGATGAAAGATGTGCCGGTTGAATTCCCGCAAGGGCTGGGTCTGGTCACCATCTGCGAGCGGGAAGATCCCCGCGATGCCTTTGTCTCTAATCACTACGAGAATTTGGACGCCCTGCCTGCGGGCAGCGTGGTTGGCACGTCAAGTTTACGCCGCCAGTGTCAGCTGGCCGAACGCCGCCCGGATCTGGAGATCCGTTCGCTACGCGGCAACGTCGGCACCCGGCTGGGCAAGCTCGATAACGGCGACTACGACGCCATCATTCTTGCGGTTGCCGGACTCAAACGTCTCGATCTCGAGTCACGTATTCGCGTGGCGCTGCCGCCGGAACTCTCTCTGCCCGCCGTGGGACAGGGTGCGGTAGGCATTGAGTGCCGTCTGAACGATGAGCGCACCCGCGCGCTGCTGGCACCGCTTAACCATGATGATACCGCGCTGCGCGTCAAAGCCGAGCGGGCCATGAACATGCGGCTGGAAGGCGGCTGCCAGGTACCTATCGGCAGCTATGCTGAACTGGTCGCCGGTGAAATCTGGCTGCGGGCGCTGGTGGGTGCACCGGATGGTTCAGTGATGGTCCGGGGTGAACGCCGTGGCAAGCCGGAAGAGGCGGAGCAGCTGGGGGTGTCCCTCGCTGAAGAGCTGCTGGCTAACGGCGCGCGTGAGATCCTGGCCGAGGTCTATAACGGAGAAGCGCCTGCATGAGTATCCTGGTCACCCGCCCCTCTCCCGCCGGGGAGGAATTAGTGAGCCGTCTGCGCGCACTGGGCAAGGTGGCCTGGAGCTTTCCGCTGATCGAATTTACCCCTGGCCGGGAGCTGGCTACGCTGCCCGACCGCCTTGCCGCATTTTCTGCTAACGATCTTATCTTTGTGCTGTCGCAGCATGCGGTGGCATTTGCTCACGCGCATCTCCAGCATCACGGCCTCCATTGGCCGCTTGCGCCCCGCTATTTTGCCATTGGGCGTACTACCGCCCTCGCACTTCATACCGTAAGCGGCATCGATGTACGCTATCCGTTGGATCGGGAAATTAGCGAAGTGTTGCTACAATTACCTGAATTACAAAATATTGCAGGTAAGCGTGCAATGCTGTTACGTGGCAACGGTGGACGCGAGCTGTTAGGCGACACGCTGGCGGCACGCGGTGCTGATGTTACATTTTGTGAATGTTATCAACGTAGTGCGAAGTATTATGACGGCGCGGAAGAGGCTATGCGCTGGCAGACTCGCGGCGTTACCACCCTTGTGGTGACCAGCGGCGAGATGCTCCAGCAGCTTTTCTCATTGATTCCAGCCTGGTATCGCGAAAACTGGTTACTTCGCTGCCGTCTTTTGGTGGTAAGCGAACGTCTGGCGCACCTCGCCCGGGATCTGGGCTGGCAGGATATTCAGGTCGCTGATAACGCTGACAACGATGCGCTGCTGCGCGCATTACAATAACTCTCATAATGGGAAGCCATAATGACGGAACAAGAAAACACCTCTGCCGGGGTTGAAGAGACCAGGGAGGCCGTGGAGATGACGCCACAGCCAGAAAAAACTGAGAAGAAAGATCGCGCCATTAAGACCAGTCTCGCGCTGAGCGCGATTGCCATCGCCATTGCGCTGGCGGCGGGCGTAGGGCTTTATGGCTGGGTGAAACAGCAGACTTCAACGCAGTCCGCTAACAGCGACGCGCTGGTGAGCCAAATTACCGCCCTGCAAAAAGCGCAGGAGACGCAAAAAACGCAGTTTGAAGGCATTATCAAGCAGCAGAGCGATGCCCTGGCCGCCGCAGAGCGCCAGCAGGCCGAGCAAAACAAGCAGCTTGATGAGCTATCGCAGAAGGTCGCGACCATCTCCGGAACCGACGCCAAAACCTGGCTGCTGGCCCAGGCCGATTTCCTGGTGAAGCTGGCCGGTCGTAAGC
Above is a genomic segment from Enterobacter sp. C2 containing:
- the hemC gene encoding hydroxymethylbilane synthase, with translation MPDTILRIATRQSPLALWQAHYVQQRLMACHPGLNVELVPMVTRGDVILDTPLAKVGGKGLFVKELELALIENRADLAVHSMKDVPVEFPQGLGLVTICEREDPRDAFVSNHYENLDALPAGSVVGTSSLRRQCQLAERRPDLEIRSLRGNVGTRLGKLDNGDYDAIILAVAGLKRLDLESRIRVALPPELSLPAVGQGAVGIECRLNDERTRALLAPLNHDDTALRVKAERAMNMRLEGGCQVPIGSYAELVAGEIWLRALVGAPDGSVMVRGERRGKPEEAEQLGVSLAEELLANGAREILAEVYNGEAPA
- the hemD gene encoding uroporphyrinogen-III synthase, whose amino-acid sequence is MSILVTRPSPAGEELVSRLRALGKVAWSFPLIEFTPGRELATLPDRLAAFSANDLIFVLSQHAVAFAHAHLQHHGLHWPLAPRYFAIGRTTALALHTVSGIDVRYPLDREISEVLLQLPELQNIAGKRAMLLRGNGGRELLGDTLAARGADVTFCECYQRSAKYYDGAEEAMRWQTRGVTTLVVTSGEMLQQLFSLIPAWYRENWLLRCRLLVVSERLAHLARDLGWQDIQVADNADNDALLRALQ